CTGGGCTTAGAACTTATACGAAAAATGATTTCTCTGTCAAGGACAAAATGAAGTTATACTCTTTAAATTCTCGACAGACTACCATATAATTTGATATGGTTAGCCATATGAAGACAACCATACAGATACCTGATAGCCTTTTCAACGAGGCACGCAAACTTGCAAATGAGGAGCAGACAACTCTGAAGGCACTCATGGAGGAGGGACTCCGCCGCATTATTTCTGAACACAGGCAACGCGGCAGTTTCAAGCTCCGTAGCGCCATATTCAAGGGAAATGGTCTTCAGTCCAATATGGAAGGGGCAAACTGGGAGCGTATCCGTGATATCAGCTATGAAGGACGCGGCAGTTGATTGCAGTAGATACTAATCTTCTGGTGTATGCACACCGCGAAGACGCTCAATGGCATGATGCCGCATATCGTTGCATAGCAGGATTGGCAGAAGGGCAGAGCCTATGGGCTATATCATGGCCATGCATTCACGAATTCATCGCAATTGTTACTCACCCGAAAATCTATTCTCCGCCGACGCCAATCGACAAGGCAATAGAACAGATCGAAGCCTGGTTGGAATCCCCAAGTCTTGTTCTGATCTCTGAGACTGAGGATACTGGGCACAGATCAGGCCCGTGCTCCTGAGCAGCCGGATATCAGGGCCTATGGTCCATGATGCAAGAGTCGCTGCATTATGTGTGCTGCATGGCATAACCGAGTTATGGACAGCTGACAGGAATTTTAGCCGATTCCCTGGAGTTCAAGTCAAAAATCCATTAGGTCATTCGAAAACTGCCACTTATCTCTTCACTTTGCAGCAGACGAACTCAAGATGGCCTGTTCTTCTTCATTCAGCTTCGTCAGCTCATCGTTTAAATTGGTGATGGTCGTTTCAATGTCAGCTATACGTTGCTGAAGGTTAAAGGCAGATACACGTTGCTTCAGGTTAGTGTTTCTGCCCTTGATCTTGCTTCTTGCCTCCTCATTCAGCTGCTCCCGCTCGTTGATAAGCCTTTCCTGTTCAGGCTGGATAATAGTCTTTCTTTCATTTATTTGATCAAGCCGCTTCATCTGTTCAGAGGTCAGGCCTCTGGCAACCATACCCTCACTCCCATTCACTGAAGGCTCTTCGGGAGATAGCTGCTTTCCGTTGTCAGGCGACTTCTCCACAGCAGTCGGTTTTGATTCATCGCTACTTTCCGTGAGCGTCTCCTTCAGCACCTTCACCTCCTGCATGTTTGCGATCTCTTGCCGGTCAATCTCAAAAGTGCCTCCCTCAAGAACGCACAGGAGCGTCCCCTTCATATCCCGGCACGACTCAGCAATAATGGTCCTGCCATTTTTTAGCGTTATCTTCACCCCGGCAAAAGACAGCCCAGCCATGCATGCAATAAGAACAGTCGTCAGGAAGACGACTATTGCTTTTCTCATTTCCCTTCTCCTTTCTTTGATTCTCGCACAGATATCCTTTATTTCAACAATAATCTGCTCCAGCAAGTAAGGCTTCAGTGAATAGGGGAGGAATTACCCCCCCCTTGAGGTAAGAGGGGGAAGGGGGCGTTATGTTCCCCATCCTGCTATTACTTGCCCTCCTTCTTCGCAGGAGGGTTGGTCACAAGGTCTATGATCGTCTTGGCGTCCTTGCCGCCGATCACGACCATGCCGTCAGGGAGAACCAGGGTCGGGGTTCCGGTGATGCCGAGTTCAGTGGCAAGCTTGATATTGGCCTCGACCTCCGGCTTGTTATCACACTCAGGCTTGGGAATCTCTTTTTTCGCGAAATTATCCTCAAGCAACTGGACCGAATGCTTGCAGAGAATGCTCTGGGATTTCCAGAAGGCGTCGGGATGCATCGGCAGCGGTATCAGCTTGAGATAAAAAGCGATATCTTTTCTCTCTGCAACAACTTTTTTTATCTCCTCATGAACCCTTGCGCAGTACGGGCAGTCAGGATCAGTAAAGACCGCCACCCTGTATTTGGCATTCTTGTCGCCGAGGATCAGGGCATTGTCCAGCGGGATCTTTGCATAATCAACATACTTGATCAGATCACGGTTCACCTTCTCAAAGGTCTCCTGCGTCTTGTTCGTCCCGGTATCGACCTCAAAAATCGGACCGGCAACAACATGCCGCTTCGAAAAACCGATATACATAACGCCTCTGGTGCCCTTGTCCTCAATAATGACTTCCCATAGCCCTTTCACCGGGCTGAGTTTGATATCAAGGGGTTTTACCTCGGCAGCGCCCAACTTCGTGAGTATCTGCTGGACATCCTGAATATTCATGGAGTGACACTTCATGCAGTCCTCTTCACACCCGCCAAAAGCAGCGACCTTCGCCGGCAGCGTGCCCTGGAGGGCATGAAGCACTATGACAAATAAACCAATAATCAGAATTTTTTTCATAAAATCTTTCTTCTCCTTACTCGATATGATGATATTTTTTGTGACTGCTCAGGGTGTTTGGACTATAGTCTCAACACCTGCAGACTGTTCACCTGAACAGTCTCTTTTTATATCACAACTTGCATTATTTCGCAAAGGAAATGGGAATTCAATGAGGGCTTGCAAAGGGTACACCGGGGAAAATGGTAAAAAAACCGAAACCGGAATTACTTTTTGTCGATCTGTTTTATGATATCAGCGGCGTTCATGGCTCCCGGGATGAGCGTACCGTTCGGAAAGATGACCGCAGGCGTGCCGCTGATGCCGAGCTTTTCTGCAAGCTTGATATTCTCGTCAATTACTGTGGTCTCGCAGCTTGGTGCAGGAAGAGGCTTCTTCTCAAGGGCAGCCTCAAGAAGGTCCAGCGATTGCTCGCAGATAATAGCCTTTGATTTTCCGTATGCCTCTTTATGCATCGGCAGGGGGTAGAGGATAACATAGAAGGCTATATCCTTCCTGTCTTTTATCACCGTCTTCATCTCCTGATGAAGTTTTCCGCAGTATGGTCAATCGGGGTCGGAAAATACAATGATCTTGTTCTTTGCGGTCTTGTCACCCATAACAAGAGCATCCTTAAGCGGGATCTTTGAGACATCCACCTTGTTGATCTTCTGGAAACTCTCCTGGGTAAGGCTGGTCTTGGACTTGATATCAAAGATCTCGCCGCGCGTAATCGGAGAGATAATATGTTTCTTTGCATGATCGACGTAAACGATGGCTTTTTTGCCGCCCATATCAATACCGATCTCCCAGAGTCCAGCAACAGGGCTTTGCTTCACATGGATTATTTTTACATTCGGGATGAGGTCGTTCAGAATGCCTTTTGCCTCTTCAGCATTGAGGGGGTCTCCCTTTGCAGCGGCAATGGCTTCCGGCCTCATGCAGACAAGGGCAAAAAGAATAATTATCAATGTCAATATCTTGCGCATGGGATACTATACCACAACTTGCCCTGCAGATGAAATACCAAAAAGGTCAGAAATTGAGAGGCAGGCCCTCGGTCTTTATCACAAGCCAGGTGGTGCGCTCTTTTTCGAGGGAAAACTTCATATGAAAAGGCTTTGAGAGGTCTCCTGCAATATAGCCGGTGTCGCTGCCACGGGTCGCCAATACCCGGACATCCAGTTCAGCCGTGGCAGTCTTATCCTTTATATCAATAAGGGTAATCTCATATTCGATCTTGATATTATCCATGTTCTGGAAAAGTCTGGTCATGCCTTCCTTGATAAAGAGATAGGTGAGCCCGTATTCGTCAGTATAATTGAACGAAACCTTTGCCATGACCTCGTCAATCTTCTCCTGTTCGATCGCCGCTGCACCCTCCCTGAAGAGTTTCTTTATCCTGCTTTCGTCTGAGGGCCAAATCAAATAGATGATGACCGGGGAGATGATAAGGATAACGAGGTATATGATCGTTCTTCTGCTCATGTGGTTACCGAGATTATAGCATCCCTGAGGACACTCAGCATCTGGCCGAGATTCTCGATGCTGATATTCAGCGGCGGCATGATCACGATAACATTGCCAAGCGGCCTGATGATAACGCCGTTGTCGCGTGCGTGATAGGCGACCTTCCATCCCATCTTCTCTTCCCAGTCATACGGCTCTTTCGTCTTTTTGTCCAGCACGAGTTCAACCCCTGCCATAAGCCCCCTGCTCCTGACATTGCCGACATGGGGGAGTGCAAGCATCTGGCCGAGCCAATCATCGAGAAGTGCGATCTTCGGCGTCATCTGCCTGAGAGTTTCTTCCTTCTCAAATATATCCAGGCAGGCAACTGCTGCTGCGCAGGCAAGAGGATTGCCGGTATACGAATGACCGTGAAAAAAAGTCCTCAGGTCTTTGAAATCGCCAAGAAATGCCCGGTATATCTCTTCTGTTGCAAGCGTAACGGCAAGGGGCATGTATCCGCCGGTGATGCCCTTGGAAAGACAGATAATATCAGGCATGACATGCTCATGTTCGCAGGCGAACATCCTGCCTGTTCTGCCAAATCCCGTTGCAACCTCATCAGCGATAAGAAGAATATTGTATTTGGTGCAGAGCTCCCTTATGCGCTTAAGATATCCGGGAGGAGAAACGATCATCCCTCCTGCTGCCTGGACCAGGGGCTCTATGATCAGGCCTGCCATCTCATGGTGGTGGTCTTGCATCAGCTCCTCAAGCTTGTCTGCACAGAAGAGGCTGCAATCAGGATATTCCCTGCCAAGCTCACAGCGGTAGCAGTAGGGCGACGGTGCTTTATAGGTCGGGAAAAGGAGCGGACCGAAGGCCTCGTGGAATATAGCTACCCCTCCCACACTCACTGCACCGATCGTGTCTCCGTGATAGGCATTGTTCAGAGAGAGGAAGGACGTCTTCTGCTTTTCGCCCCGATGCTGCCAGTACTGGAATGCCATTTTGAGGGCAACCTCGACCGCAGTTGAACCATTGTCCGAATAAAAAACACGGCTGAGTGAAGAATGAGCATCGAGGAAAGAGGCATTCATCAGCATGACCAGCTTTTCAGCCAGTCGGATAGCAGGCTCATTGCTGAGGCCAAGCAGTGTGCTGTGGCTTATTCTGTCCACCTGCGCCTTTATGGCATCGTCGATCTCTTTTTTCCGGTGGCCGAATATATTGACCCAAAGTGATGAAACCCCGTCAAGATACCATCTGCCGTACCTGTCTTTGACAAAAGAGTCCCGGCCCTCGGTGATAATCACAGGCAGGCCCTCCTCCCACTCCTTCATCTGCGTAAAGGGATGCCAGATGTATTTCCTGTCGGCATCTTCAAGATGCCTGTTATCTTCCTGAAGCCCCATATCGGTTACACCGCTTTCTGCCGATCATAAAAGAAATAGAAGACAAGCCCGGGCAGGCTGCCGATAAAGGTGGAGAAGAACCATGCAAGAGACAGGGAGGTCGCAGCCTCAGGCGAAATACCGATAAGACCGAGAAGAATGACAAACGTTCCCTCACGGACGCCAAGGCCTGATATGGAAACAGGCAGGGCCACAACCGTTATAACGATCGGGAGAAAAACAGCAAGCAGGAGCAGAGAGATATCCTCGCCCATCTTCGATGCAAGGATGAGGACACTCACAAAATTCAGCAGCTGGACGACCACGGAAAGAAGAAGGGTCTTCACCATAACAGTCCTCTGCTTCTTTATGACCGAGAAATATTCGTAAATATCGGTCATGAGCCTGAATCTCTTTCCCAGCCTAAGTCCAAAGAAGAGGAAGCTGCCGATAACAAAGGATACAAAAAACCCCGGCATAAGCCATCTGTGCGGAGATGCCCCAAAAACGTCAAGACTGAACGGAAAGGCGGAAATGCCGATCACCATGAGGGTCACAAAGCCGAGGTACCGGTCCATAAAAACAGCAGCAAGCGTAACGCTGATCTTCTTCGCGTCCTTGTTCAGGTAATAGGCCCTGACAGCATCGCCGCCCACAACGCCGGGCAGAAAACTGCTAAAAAAAGCCCCGATCATATACAGCGAAAAGAGTCTCTTAAGCGGATAGTTGTCGGGCAGGAGAAGCTGCCACCGCATCGTAGAAAAGACCTGGGACAGGATATAGAGCGCTGATGCGCTCAGGAACGTGAAAAGCCCAAGGCTTTTCAGGATATGGATCACCTGCGCCATATCAGCTTTTCGGGAGATAAGATACAACGAGAAAGAGCTGACAACAAGTTTGAGGATGAGAATGACGACTTTCTTATTTATTGCCAGGGCCAATGACCTTCTTGATGACATAGATCGGTTTTTTCTGGGTCTCGTGATACACACGCACCATCATTTCGCCAAGGAGACCCATGCCGATGAACTGGATGCCGACGATGATCAGCAGGGAACCTAACAGAAGAAGAGGTCTGCCGCCGATGTCCTTGCCCGCAATAAGTTTCTCTATCGTGAGATAGATAGAGATCAGAAAGCCGAGCATGCCGCTCGCCAATCCTATAGGGCCGAAGAACTGTAAAGGCTTTGTCGAAAAACTCTGGAGAAACTTGACCGTGATCAGGTCAAGGACAACCTTCATGGTCCGTGAGATGCCGTATTTTGACTTGCCGCGCACCCTTGGATGGTGCTCTGTCTCGACCTCTGCAATGCGCACACCATACCAGCTCGCAACAGCAGGGATGAACCGGTGCATTTCGCCGTAGAGCTTGAGGTTCTTGATGACGTCCCGCTTATATGCCTTGAGTGAACAGCCGTAGTCATGAAGATTTACGCCGGTAACTTTGCTGATAAGCCAGTTCGCCATGATCGAGGGTAGCCTGCGCGAAAGGAACGGGTCCTTCCTCTTCTTTCTCCAACCGCTCACCAGGTCATTGTCTTTCATCTGTTCAATGAGCTTGGGGATATCATTCGGATCGTTCTGAAGGTCCCCGTCCATGGTAATGATGATGTCGCCCCGCGAATAGTCGAACCCCGCTGCAAAGGCCGCAGTCTGGCCGAAGTTCCTCCTGAGACTCAGGACAATGACTTTACTGTCCCCTGCCTGGATCTCCTGGAGAAATTTCAGGGTATTATCGGTGCTGCCGTCATCAATAAAGAGCATCTCATAATCAGCATCAAGGGTTTCCAGCACGGCCTTCAGCCGGATGTGAAGCTCCTGAACATTTTCTTCTTCATTGTACAGTGGTATTACAACAGATATGGTCATCAAAAGGTCTCCGGCTGCTGCGATTCAAAACCTTTGAAATCATAACATGCTGATACGCTAAATTTCAGGGTTTTCTTCCTCCGCGTCTTTACCTCGACCACCCTCTGATCACACGAACTGAAGGCACGGGAAACCTCTTCGGGAAGCTCCTCTTTTCCCCTTGCCCTGACAAAGATGGCATTCTGGCCCCTGAGATTTTCAAAGCCGGGCCACAGGTCGTACTGGTTCATTCTCCTGCCGAGATTAACACAGTATGTGACCGGATTATCTTTCATATAAAAGGCCAGCTCGCTCGCAACCTGATAACTGTCCGAAAAAACAAAGACCGGACCCTTCACGGACATGTCCTTATGAAGAACCGACGTTTCCTCCCCCAGCTCTTTCCAGCCCACAAGCCTGATGGAAGGATCAAATTTTTCCGGCAGTCCGAGCAGGGATGGGGCATGGGCAAAGAACGTTGTCAGCATGGCAAGGGAAATGGCAAGCACCACGGTCATGCGAAGGGGTTTCCTGAAGTCTTCCCGGCGGCGCAAAAAAAAAGCTGAGAAGGCGACAATGCCGGAGATATAGCCTGTCAGTGCCCAGTTTGCCTGCACCTTTCCCTGAATGCTTTTGGCAAGGAAAAAGGCGATCACCGGCAGAAAGAACCAAAAGAGAAAGGCCCCTTCTTTTGTCTTTCGCAATTTCAGGACCGCGACAATGATCATCACAAAGAGCAGCGGTGTCACCACCCCAAATTGAGAGCCAAGGAATTCACCAAACGACCGGATTGACAGCACAAGCCCTTCATGCAGATGTGCCTGTCCTGCAGTATGCTTCAACGTCACCCATCCGCGGGAAGCATTCCAGAATATCACCGGACTGAAAACCAGCATGCTGATCAGGAAGGCCAGATAAGGGCCAGGGGTCTTCAGGAGCCTTCGCGCATCCTTTTGGAAAAGAAGGTAGAGAAACGCAGAAAGCAGAAAAAATGCCATGGTATATTTTGTGAGCAGACCAAACCCTGCTGATATGCCTAACAGTATCCATAACAGTGAAGATGCTTTGGTGTCTCCGGGAGAAAGTCCCTGTCTGACAATACGGTGAAAAAGATAGAGGGAGAGTATCCAGAAGAAGATGAAGGGAGAATCTATGGTCAGGAGCATCCCGAAAACAGAAAAAAGCGGCACAACCTGCAGAAGAAGAGCAGAGGCGAGGCCTGTCCTTTCGTCATAGAGCTCTTTGCCGAGCCTGAAGAGCAGGATACTGCCAAGAGCTGAAAGAAGGACGGCAAAAGCCCGAACCCCCAGGACTGTGCTACCGAAAAAGAAGGTGCTGATCCGGATAAGCCAGGCTATCACAGGCCCTTTCGAATAATAGCTCCAGTCAAGACGGCGGGACCATTCCCAGTAATGCGCTTCATCAGCAACAAGGTCAAAAGGGCCGGTCATGATATAGGAGATACGGAAGAAACTCAGGACGATAAGCACAACGATCAGCGCCTGCAGATAGGATCTTTCCCGGACGATCTCTTCTGCCCGCCGGTAAAGATACACGGTGCAGTACGCCGCCGCTGTTCCAATAAGAGCGCCGGCAAGGACGTCAGACGGGTAGTGGACACCGACAAAAATTCTTGAAACACTTATCAGCGCTGCAGCTGCAATAAAAAAAAGGCTCAGTCTGTTCCTCAGCATGAACCCTATGGTCATGGCAAAGGCAAAGGCATTCGAGGCATGATTTGAAGGCATGGAATACGACTTGCCGCAGCCGACAAGGAGATGGACGTTATCAAGCGCATTGCAAGGTCGCTGACGCATCACAAGCTCCTTCAGCATATGACTGCCTGCATCAGCAAAGGCAATGGCAAAAAGCCCGGCAAAAAGCATCGGCAGAGCATGCTTCTTCTCCCTGAACCAGAGCAGCAGCACAAAAGGGAGAAAAACAAGAGCTGTCTGTGACGTTACAAAGGGCATGACCCGGTCGAAAAAAGGGTTCTGCAGATTCTGGTTTATGAAAAAAAAGAGCGCTGTATCGATGTCAGGAAGATGCATTCAGATAGGCCCTTACTTTTCCCCGCAGTTCTTCCAGCTTGAAGGGTTTCTCAATGAAATTGTCTGCATCCTTGTTGTACGACCCGCCGCTCATGAGCAGCACCTTGATCCCGGGCGAGGACTTCTTCACCCTCTCGATGATATTCTCTGCCGTGTCCTCCTCCATATGGAGGTCTGTGATCATCAGATCAAAGGGCGCTTCCCTGAGCGCTGTACCGAGCTCCTCCATGTTCTGTGCCCTGGCAACAGCATATCCTACCCTTGTAAGCGCTTTTTCGACCGTGTTCAGGATGAGCAGTTCATCGTCAATGACAAGAATTTTTGCAGACATAATTTCCGTACTGTAACATTTTTCAGGGTACAGGGAAAACAGCGGCCGGGGCAAACACCAAAGGACTAAAAACTCTTGAGCTCTATGAGGTTCCTC
The window above is part of the Nitrospirota bacterium genome. Proteins encoded here:
- a CDS encoding DsbC family protein, with amino-acid sequence MKKILIIGLFVIVLHALQGTLPAKVAAFGGCEEDCMKCHSMNIQDVQQILTKLGAAEVKPLDIKLSPVKGLWEVIIEDKGTRGVMYIGFSKRHVVAGPIFEVDTGTNKTQETFEKVNRDLIKYVDYAKIPLDNALILGDKNAKYRVAVFTDPDCPYCARVHEEIKKVVAERKDIAFYLKLIPLPMHPDAFWKSQSILCKHSVQLLEDNFAKKEIPKPECDNKPEVEANIKLATELGITGTPTLVLPDGMVVIGGKDAKTIIDLVTNPPAKKEGK
- a CDS encoding flippase-like domain-containing protein encodes the protein MALAINKKVVILILKLVVSSFSLYLISRKADMAQVIHILKSLGLFTFLSASALYILSQVFSTMRWQLLLPDNYPLKRLFSLYMIGAFFSSFLPGVVGGDAVRAYYLNKDAKKISVTLAAVFMDRYLGFVTLMVIGISAFPFSLDVFGASPHRWLMPGFFVSFVIGSFLFFGLRLGKRFRLMTDIYEYFSVIKKQRTVMVKTLLLSVVVQLLNFVSVLILASKMGEDISLLLLAVFLPIVITVVALPVSISGLGVREGTFVILLGLIGISPEAATSLSLAWFFSTFIGSLPGLVFYFFYDRQKAV
- a CDS encoding response regulator; protein product: MSAKILVIDDELLILNTVEKALTRVGYAVARAQNMEELGTALREAPFDLMITDLHMEEDTAENIIERVKKSSPGIKVLLMSGGSYNKDADNFIEKPFKLEELRGKVRAYLNASS
- the bioA gene encoding adenosylmethionine--8-amino-7-oxononanoate transaminase, translating into MGLQEDNRHLEDADRKYIWHPFTQMKEWEEGLPVIITEGRDSFVKDRYGRWYLDGVSSLWVNIFGHRKKEIDDAIKAQVDRISHSTLLGLSNEPAIRLAEKLVMLMNASFLDAHSSLSRVFYSDNGSTAVEVALKMAFQYWQHRGEKQKTSFLSLNNAYHGDTIGAVSVGGVAIFHEAFGPLLFPTYKAPSPYCYRCELGREYPDCSLFCADKLEELMQDHHHEMAGLIIEPLVQAAGGMIVSPPGYLKRIRELCTKYNILLIADEVATGFGRTGRMFACEHEHVMPDIICLSKGITGGYMPLAVTLATEEIYRAFLGDFKDLRTFFHGHSYTGNPLACAAAVACLDIFEKEETLRQMTPKIALLDDWLGQMLALPHVGNVRSRGLMAGVELVLDKKTKEPYDWEEKMGWKVAYHARDNGVIIRPLGNVIVIMPPLNISIENLGQMLSVLRDAIISVTT
- a CDS encoding type II toxin-antitoxin system VapB family antitoxin, whose protein sequence is MVSHMKTTIQIPDSLFNEARKLANEEQTTLKALMEEGLRRIISEHRQRGSFKLRSAIFKGNGLQSNMEGANWERIRDISYEGRGS
- a CDS encoding glycosyltransferase family 2 protein, producing MTISVVIPLYNEEENVQELHIRLKAVLETLDADYEMLFIDDGSTDNTLKFLQEIQAGDSKVIVLSLRRNFGQTAAFAAGFDYSRGDIIITMDGDLQNDPNDIPKLIEQMKDNDLVSGWRKKRKDPFLSRRLPSIMANWLISKVTGVNLHDYGCSLKAYKRDVIKNLKLYGEMHRFIPAVASWYGVRIAEVETEHHPRVRGKSKYGISRTMKVVLDLITVKFLQSFSTKPLQFFGPIGLASGMLGFLISIYLTIEKLIAGKDIGGRPLLLLGSLLIIVGIQFIGMGLLGEMMVRVYHETQKKPIYVIKKVIGPGNK
- a CDS encoding thioredoxin fold domain-containing protein translates to MIKDRKDIAFYVILYPLPMHKEAYGKSKAIICEQSLDLLEAALEKKPLPAPSCETTVIDENIKLAEKLGISGTPAVIFPNGTLIPGAMNAADIIKQIDKK
- a CDS encoding glycosyltransferase family 39 protein, whose product is MHLPDIDTALFFFINQNLQNPFFDRVMPFVTSQTALVFLPFVLLLWFREKKHALPMLFAGLFAIAFADAGSHMLKELVMRQRPCNALDNVHLLVGCGKSYSMPSNHASNAFAFAMTIGFMLRNRLSLFFIAAAALISVSRIFVGVHYPSDVLAGALIGTAAAYCTVYLYRRAEEIVRERSYLQALIVVLIVLSFFRISYIMTGPFDLVADEAHYWEWSRRLDWSYYSKGPVIAWLIRISTFFFGSTVLGVRAFAVLLSALGSILLFRLGKELYDERTGLASALLLQVVPLFSVFGMLLTIDSPFIFFWILSLYLFHRIVRQGLSPGDTKASSLLWILLGISAGFGLLTKYTMAFFLLSAFLYLLFQKDARRLLKTPGPYLAFLISMLVFSPVIFWNASRGWVTLKHTAGQAHLHEGLVLSIRSFGEFLGSQFGVVTPLLFVMIIVAVLKLRKTKEGAFLFWFFLPVIAFFLAKSIQGKVQANWALTGYISGIVAFSAFFLRRREDFRKPLRMTVVLAISLAMLTTFFAHAPSLLGLPEKFDPSIRLVGWKELGEETSVLHKDMSVKGPVFVFSDSYQVASELAFYMKDNPVTYCVNLGRRMNQYDLWPGFENLRGQNAIFVRARGKEELPEEVSRAFSSCDQRVVEVKTRRKKTLKFSVSACYDFKGFESQQPETF